From one Catharus ustulatus isolate bCatUst1 chromosome 1, bCatUst1.pri.v2, whole genome shotgun sequence genomic stretch:
- the MC5R gene encoding melanocortin receptor 5 translates to MNTSSQFYVSELNLSAFSSNFTLPTAKNKSLPCEQVVIAAEVFLTLGIVSLLENILVICAIVKNKNLHSPMYFFVCSLAVADMLVSVSNAWETITIYLINNKHVIMEDAFVRHIDNVFDSMICISVVASMCSLLAIAVDRYITIFYALRYHNIMTVKRSGLIIACIWTFCTGCGIIFILYYESTYVVICLITMFFTMLFLMVSLYIHMFLLARTHVKKIAALPGYNSVRQRTSMKGAITLTMLLGIFIVCWAPFFLHLILMISCPQNLYCVCFMSHFNMYLILIMCNSVIDPLIYAFRSQEMRKTFKEIICCYSMRMLCGLSNKY, encoded by the coding sequence ATGAACACGTCCTCTCAATTCTATGTTTCTGAACTCAACCTGAGTGCCTTCAGTAGCAACTTTACTCTGCCTACTGCAAAGAACAAGTCACTGCCATGTGAGCAAGTGGTCATTGCAGCCGAGGTGTTCCTAACTCTGGGCATTGTAAGCCTGcttgaaaacattttagttATATGCGCAATAGTTAAGAACAAGAACTTGCACTCACccatgtatttttttgtttgcagtttAGCAGTGGCTGACATGCTGGTTAGTGTGTCTAATGCTTGGGAGACCATAACCATATACTTAATAAACAATAAACACGTCATTATGGAAGATGCCTTTGTCCGTCATATAGACAATGTCTTTGATTCCATGATCTGCATATCTGTGGTGGCTTCCATGTGCAGTTTGCTGGCTATAGCAGTAGACAGATATATCACTATCTTCTATGCCCTGCGTTATCACAACATCATGACAGTGAAAAGATCAGGGCTTATTATTGCATGCATCTGGACCTTTTGCACGGGCTGTGGCATTATCTTCATTCTTTATTATGAATCAACTTACGTGGTCATTTGTCTCATCACTATGTTTTTTACCATGTTGTTCCTCATGGTCTCACTGTACATCCATATGTTCCTCCTGGCTCGTACTCACGTGAAGAAAATCGCTGCTTTGCCTGGGTACAACTCTGTCCGTCAAAGAACCAGCATGAAAGGAGCCATCACTCTGACTATGCTTCTTGGCATCTTCATTGTTTGCTGGGCTCCATTCTTCCTTCATCTCATCCTGATGATCTCCTGCCCACAAAACCTCTACTGTGTTTGCTTCATGTCTCACTTCAACATGTACCTCATTCTCATTATGTGCAACTCGGTGATCGACCCCTTGATCTACGCCTTTCGCAGCcaggaaatgaggaaaaccTTCAAAGAGATAATTTGTTGCTATAGCATGAGAATGCTCTGTGGGTTATCAAACAAGTATTAA